The Candidatus Hydrogenedentota bacterium sequence CGCGCATGTTGGGCGATGATCCCCGGCCTTCGAAACGCAACGTATGCTTGCCCGCCTCAAGGGTGTGCCGGTCGAGCGATACCGGCAAGCGGTCCATTCCAACCGAATTGAAATCAATTGGTCCGCCAAAGGCTTTGCCGTCAATCATCGGCTGGTAGACGCTGCCTATAAGCGAGTAAAGCATTATCGCTTGCAGTGTGTAAACGCCCTTTTCGGCCACTTCAAAGTCGAGTTCGATGGCGCCGTCGCCTTGTGCGGGCATGTACATGACGCCGTCTTTCTCCTTGAGAAGAAGTTGAGACGGCGTTCCGCGGACTTCGAGCGCATGGGTTTCGATGGTTTTGTAGGGGGGAAGGCGATCCCTTGCGGAAGGCCAAGGGCGATCAAGGCCAGCGGGTGGTCGCTGATACCAGAACGCGACCGAACTAATCCAGTCCGACCGCTCGAGAAAACCGCCCAGTTCCAAAAGGTCGTCCGTGAAAATACTGCCCCGATGCTCGATGGTGACCTTGAGCGATTTCTTGAAAGCCACAGGATCGATCAAATGCCACCGATACGCCGTGACGCGGTCCCCGGCGAAATAACCCTCGAACAGCGGAACGCCGTAATAGGGCGTCGAGAAGGGCCGGAAACCCCATGCGTCGTTGAAATAGTCTTCCGTGCCGGTTCCGCGTAGCGAGGGCGTTTCCTCGCCGTCAATGTAGAAGCGGTCGTCCCCCTCACCGAACCAGCCGTTTTCCATCTGATGGACGGAATACACGGTTCCCACATACTGTCCGGCGCCGTCCGTTTCGAGGATCGTGTAATCGCCGGGTTCGGCGGGCGTGGCCTGCCGGTATTGTGCGTGAAAATACGTCGTGTCTTCGGGAAGCGAATCCTTCTTTTGCCAGTCCAGATAGTAGTAGAAGGAATCGCATTCGATATCTTCGGATTCGTTCGTCAACGTAACGCGCGCGCTCTTGCGAAACGGCATCCGCCAGTAGCACGTGCGGGCGCGTCCGTTCGATGTGACCGCCGCGGGCAGCGAGGTGTAGGTGATCCACGCCCCGTGGCCTACCCCGAAGAAATCGCCCAGGGGCGCTTCGACGCTGGGCTTGTCCAGCCCGTCCCAATAGATCCGAAGTACCAGCGAACGCCCGTAGAACGGATCGTTCATACCAACCGTGCACCAAATATGCGTGATGATGCCCGGTCCCTCGAGTTCGCCCAGTGTGAGCGTCTGCCCGGGCGCGATGTTTTTCGCGTCGCCGTTCTTGTACAGGTCCGCATTGCTGCTGCTTTCGCGGCGCGATGTGAAATCCGGCATTGTAGCAAGATCGTCGAACAAAGCCGATGCGCCGTCTCCGGCGGCAACGACCGGCACAAAAAACAACACAAACAGAACCATCCAATACATTTTGAACACTGCCTTTACCCCCTTGTCCATTAGTGAAAACAACATTCACAATCGGTGGCATGAATGGTATAAAACATCGTCCATCCCTTGATATACGTTTTTTCACACAAGCGTTTCAAGTTCGTTTACAAGCGCCCTGAAGTGTTCCATGGCGTCGGTGACGGGCCGTGGGCGGGAAAGGTCCACGCCGGCATGGCGCAGTTGGTCGAGAGGGAACCGCGACCCGCCCGATTGAAGAAAGGCCAGATAACGTTTTCGCTCTGCCTCGCCGCCTTGCAGGACGGCCCGCGACAGCGCAATGGCCGCCGAGAGTCCCGTCGCGTACTTGTACACGTAGAACGCGCTGTAGAAATGGGGGATGCGGAAACATTCAAGCGATAACGCGTCGTCAATTACGACTTCGGGTCCAAAATACGCGTCGAGCAGGGAACGATATTCCGCACGAAACCGTTCGAGTGTCAGCGGTTCGCCGTTTTCGACGACAGCATGGATATTCCGCTCGAATTCGGCGAACATAGTTTGCCGGATCAGCGTGCCCCGGATCTCGTCAATCTCGCGGTTGACAAGATATGCCCGTGTTTCGCGATCCTTGGCCTGTTCGAGCAGGTGCGCGTTCAACAATTGTTCGTTGAAGGTCGAGGCCACCTCGGCCACGAAGATGCTGTACCGGTAGTCCTGGAAGGATTGGCTCCGTGCGCTGAGGTACGAGTGCATCGAGTGTCCGGCCTCGTGTGCGAGTGTGAAAACATGATCGAGCACATCGTCCCGGTAGTTGAGGAGAATGTAGGGAAGACCATCGTAACTTCCGCTTGAAAAAGCGCCGCTTTGCTTGCCGGCGTTCTCGTAGCGATCCACCCAGCGTTTTTTCAGAAGTCCTTCCTCCAGCGGGCGGACATATTCTTTGCCCAGGGGGGACAAGGCCTCGCAAACGGTCCGCGCGGCCTTTTCGTAGGGGGTGCGGCGGGTGACCGTCTGCACCAACGGCACGTAGGTGTCGTAGACGTGGAGCGATTTAAGCCTTAGCGCCTTTTTCCGAATGGCAAGATACCGGTGGACAATATCCAAATGGGCGCGCACCGTTTCGATCAAGTTGTCGTAGACCGCGATCGGAACGTTGTCCGCGAAAAGCGCCGCCTCCCGCGCGGAGGGAAAGTGTCGGACACGCGCCTGGTATACATCCTGCAATACCGAGGCGTTAAGGGCGGCCGCCAGTGTGTTTTTATGCGCGTCGTATTCCGCATAGAATTGATCGAAGGCCTTTTTGCGGATGCTGCGCCGGTGCGATTCGAGAAAACTCCGGAACGAACCCTGCGTGAGCGGAACTTTCTTCCCACGATCGTCCTCGCATGCGCCAAAGGAAAGGTCGGCGTCGTTCAACTGGTTGAAGATGCGCGGCAAGGCTTCAATCACCTCGCCCTGCATCGCCAGCAGCCGCTCTTCCGCGTGGGAGAGGATATGGGGCTTGTAGCGCAGCAATTTTTTGAGTTGAAAGCGATAGGGCGCAAGGCATTTGTCCTTGAGAAATTCGCGCATGCGCCCCGCAGGAATGGCCTGGATTTCCGGCGCGATGTAACTGGCCTGTTCGTTGGCATTCGTCGCGAGGTGCATGTACCGGGCCACTAACCCCTGGTACCGACTGTTTCCAACGTCTTCCGCGGCTTTTAGTCCGGCATACTCGCCTAGGCGTTCCGCCTCGCGCTCGAATCGTGTCTGGAATTCCAGGCAGGCCAGCAGACAACGGGCGGAACGGCCCAGCGTGCCCTTGAAACCGGCGAGCCGTGGAATCTGCCGTTCCAATTTTCGATACGCGCGCATCCACGCCTCGTCGCTTTTGAACAAAGGCGACAAATCCCATGTGTCATTTACGGCCACTTCATGTCGTTTCGGCAGATGTTTCATCGGCTTTCCTGTCGGTTACTTCTTCCAATTTTTCAGCGCCCCCGCTTCGAGTCCAAGGGCTTCCTCATAAATGGCCAGCACATTTTCGAGCGGGGTATCGGATTGAATGCAGTGGGCCGGACTGAAGATGTATCCGCCATTTTTACCGACGACTTCCAAACGGTGGCGGGCTTCGGCGCGGCAGGCGGCCTCGTCCCGGAAAGGCAGCGTGTCCTGGGTGCTGACAAGGCCGCAAAAGGCAAGCCTGTCCCCAAACTCCGCCTTGATTTCCGCCGCGTCCATCCCCGGGGGTTCCGGCTGCATCGCGTCGAGAATGTCCAGGCCCATTTCGATGAATATCGGCATCAATTTCCGCGTGTTGCCGCACGAGTGCATCATGGCTTTCGCGCCGAATTCATGCGCAAGATCGTAAAAACGTTTGAGCCGGGGATAGAAAAAGCGCCGGAACACGTCCGGCGGAAACATCGGTCCGGCTTGGTTGCCGCAATCTTCGCCCAAGCACAGGATGTCAATCTTGCCGTTGCCCGCTTCGAGCGTCCGGCGGCACCGTTCGTACAAGACGTCGCAGCGTTTGTCAATGATGGCCACGCCCACCGGATCCTCCGTCACGATGTCCATGACGACCTGTTCCATGCCGCGTCCCCGGCTGACGCCGTTGACAATATCCGGTATGCCCGCGCTGCCGTGACAAACCGCGAAATCCTTCAACTGATCACATTGCGCCTCGATGTCCGAATAGTCGAACAAATCGGCCGTCGGCCATGGAAACGCCTCGACTTCTTCCAGGGTCACGGGCGGCGCCATCGGCAAATGGTGCGCCTCGGCATAGGCGCCGGTCGTGAAATGAATGGTCTTGTACCCGACGCCCCATTCATCCACATGGTCGCAACCGGGCGGAATCGGGCGTTCCGGGCCGATATACCGCGGCTCGACGTGCCGGAAATCCACGCCGAGAATCGGAAGGATGTCCGGTGTGCCGAAATGCTCCACGAGCCGGGCATGAATTTCCGGCGTCAGATAAACCTGAATAGGCGCGCGGTCCGGTTGACGGTGGTTGACCGCGGCCAATACGCGTTCCTTGGATGTCATCGGCATAATTCCTCCTGGCTTGTTTGCGCACGCAACCTTCCCCGCACAACGCGGCGCCGATTTCAAAACCGGCCATGAAATACCGAATTGAAATTCGGCGCTGCATGGAAAAGCAAGCGCAGGCTTGGCGACCGGGCAAGCCGCTATTTTGCCCACTTTGACCGCGAACTGCAAACTTCCCACTCCGAGTAGATTTTTATTTGAGGCAAAAGGACTTCCGCCGGTAGAACTATTTTGAAAATTCATCTGACCGCGACTCGGTTCGTGCTCGTAATCGTAATCGAAACAAGAAGTTATGAACCTCTTCAATCGCTTGTGGAGTAATCCAAGAGAATGCTTTTGTTTTCATGCTTGTGCGCATAATGATAATCGTGTCAGGGCGGATCGCTCTCCGCCACAAGCTCCGGCGGGCGGTTGATTTCTTCCGCTGTCCGATGTCTAATTGAAGGTAGTGCAGTCTTGCCGCGAGGATGACATCATGCGAACGAGTTTCTCGCTTTCGACGGGAGTTTTACTGATTGCATTGGCCGGGTGCTGTCTGGAACCGGAAGGCGACCGCGATTTCCGCCAGGACATGCGAGCGTTTGTCCAGTCCATTTCCGCGCACGCGAAAACGATCGCCCCAGACTTCATCGTCATTCCGCAGAACGGACAGGAACTGCTGTCCCTGAACGGCGAGTCTGACGGACCGCCCGCGCAGGAATACATGAACGCGATAGACGGCGTGGGCCGCGAAGACCTCTTCTACGGTTTCACGAACGACAACGTCGCGACACCCGCGAACGAGCGCGACTATTTGCTCGGATTTCTTGAACTGGCCCTCGCGCACGGGATTCGGCCCCTCGTGACGGATTACTGCTGGGACCACGCCAAGATGGACAATTCGTATGCGTCGAATGCCGCGCGCGGATACCTGGGTTTTGCCGCCGACCACCGCGAGTTGGACAACATCCCCGGCTATCCGTCCGCGCCCTATCTCGCCCACAATAACGATGTAAACACGCTCGCCGACGCGAAGAATTTCCTCTACCTTATCAATCCCGGCGGGTATCCGACAAAGGACGCGTTCCTGTCGGCCCTTCGCGCCACGGATTACGACCTCTTCATCATGGACCTGTTCTTCCAGGATGAGACCCTGTCCAGCGCGGACATCGAATCCCTCAAGACCAAAGCCGGCGGCGGACGTCGTCTCGTCGTCGCCTACATGAGCATTGGCGAGGCCGAGGACTACCGTTATTATTGGCAAAGCGCATGGAGCAGTCACCCCCCCTCATGGATCGCCGCCGAAAACCCCGACTGGCCCGGCAACTATAAAGTCCGGTATTGGGATCCGGCCTGGCAGGCTGTCATACTCGGCTCCGCGGACGCCTACCTCGACCGCATCCTCGCCGCCGGATTCGACGGTGTCTACCTCGACATCATAGACGCCTTCGAGTATTTTGAAGAAACACGATAATCAAATATGCCGTCCCCGCCATTCCGGGAACAGTTCACAGCCAGCGAGCGGATTAAGACGACGATCTTGGCGTGTCTTACGGGAGTGTCTCCAAGACTCGGACATCTTCCAGATCGACGTCTCTTCCTGAATCTTTTTTCGAGGTTATCAAGTCTTCGCGGGCTACCATCTCTGTCCAAATGGCGGCTTGTAGAAAGCCATTTTGAGTAAATAAACAACGTTTTTTCCGGGAAAGCGTTCTTGGGACACCTTTTCTTCGCGATGAAGAAGAAGTGTTCCCGATCAATCGTATTTTGGGCCGCTCTGACATGCGGATTTGAGTTCGGAATCGCCTGGCCCGAATATCCGTGCCCTGTTTTCCATCTGCGTATATCTGCGTCATCTGTGGATCATGTGATTTTCCGCAGATGACGCAGATAGTCGCAGATATCGAACCGATGAACGGAATAAAGAGGTAAAACGTGGCTCCTTGCGGTTTTGTGTTTTTTTTACAATTCTTTTGGACAGCAATGGCGGGCTACAATGTAAAAGAATTGACCTTCTACCTGGATGGTCAGTCTGCATATTCTCGCGTCCTGGTACGAAATGCCCGGAGCCCACGTCTGCTCGTCTATTCGGACATAATCTCCGAACACGATTATTTCATTGGCCAGCACGTCCTCGGGCCTGGTAAGCGCCGTCGTTCCCAAACCGGTGTCGAGGAATGCGCCCAGCAACCCGCGCACGTGTTCTACAACGCTTCATCCGCGGCATTCAAGACGCGGGTATTCAATGGGTGTCGAGACCGTGCAGCATGAAAATGGCATGTTCGATCGTTTTCAGGATTTCGGCCATATATTCATCCACAGCCTTGACGCTTCCCGGAAGGGTATATACAAGGGTATGGCCGAAAATGGCGGCCACTGACCGGCTGAGCAGGGCGTTCGGTTTGTCGGCGCCGTATTTGATTCGGATGTGCTCCATGATGCCGGGGATTATTTTATCGGCGAGTTCGGAGACGACTTCGGGCGCAATGTCGCGGGGGCCGAGACCGGTGCTGCCGGTTGTGAAAACCGTATGCACGCCGGCATCCTGCGCGTCAATCAACGCGCCGCGCAGTTGGTCCGCGTCGTCGGGAATGATTGCCGAGGCGGCGTCCAGTTGCCAACGCTTCTCCCTTGCAAAACGCTCGAGGCATTCGCGGACGCGCGGACCGCCGCGATCGGGATAAACGCCCTGGCTGGCCCGATCGCTCAACGTGACAATGCGGCAGCGCAGGATGCGCGGCTTGTGCGCAAGGACATCGCCGGGCCGGACCGTCCCGCCGCGTATGACGCGGGTGAACACGCCTTCCTTCGGCATGACGCAACGCCCCACCTGCTGGAATATGGCGCAGCCCGATCCGTGGCATTCCTTGCCCAACTGCGTCACTTCCAACTCGACCGACCCGCCAAGCAAGAGTCGATCCAGAATCGCCACATCGGCCAGTCCAACGCCTCGCGTGGTGATGTTCTCGGCAAACTCGCCGGGCAGAAAGGTCTGGCCGGCCTCCCTTGAGAACCGTTCGATGCTTTCGGCGGCAAGCAGACTCACTTGGCGATGCCAATGGCCCGCATGCGCATCGCCGCTTACCCCTTGCGAATCAATGACGATCGCGTCCACCGGCTGTTTGGATGTGCCCTGCCGTTCAGAAATGTTTACCGAAACAACCGAACCTTCGGGGGGATTGACGTGTTCCATGCCGTTGCTTCCTTTGTCTGTGCGTTGCGTCTCGGATGCCGATGGAATGGTATCCTATTTCAAAATCCCAGCGCCAACGGACGCGATCGCCTTGTTTGCGCATGAAGAACCTTCCAATCGCACATTCCGGAGATGATTTGCCCCGGCGAGGCGGCTTTCGTACACTTTCCGCATGTTTTCTTTCAAAAACGCATGTCACGCGCTGGCGCCATGGACCGATCGGCTGCTGGGACTGGTATTTTTGGCGGGCGCCATTCTGAAGGCGCTCGATATCAACCTGTTCTCGGTCCAGATCGCGCATTATGGCGTAATTCATGAACCGGTATTGCTGGCGGCGGCCGCATTGGCGACGCTCGCGGTGGAAACGACGCTCGGAATCTTGTTGCTGGCCCGGATTGACTTGCGCGGATTGCTGCATCTGCTGGTATTGATCGTTCTCGCGCTGTTCACGATTCTTATCGCGTACGGTTGGGCCTTCGCGGGATTGAAGGACTGCGGCTGTTTCGGCCCCATCGAAATGTCGCCGGGCATTTCGATGGCAAAGAACATCCTTCTGGCCGTTTTGGCCATCGTGGGTTTTGGCGGACGCAAAAAGGCACAGCCGTCGCAGGGAGTATTGTTTGCCGGCGTCGCGCTGGCGATTTTGGCAACCACGGCCCTCACGGCGTTTGCGGCGGGACGCCTTCAATCCGTCAAGCCCAAGGATCGGCCGTTTGCGCAGTTTGTATTCGAACTCGATGGCCGGGCATGGAACCTCGGAGAAGGGACTTATTTGGTTGCGATGATGAGCATGACCTGCGAGGAGTGCATGGCGACGGTGCCGGCCCTGAACGCCCTTGCCTCCGATCCCGAATGCCCGCCGATCATTGGGCTGGGTTATGAAGAAAAACCCGGATCGGCCGCGGTTTTTTACGAAAACACGCGCCCGGAATTTCCAATCTATTCCCTTGGGGACCAAATTCGATTGTTCTATAGTTTTATCGGGGAATCGCCGCCGCGATTTTATCTCATACAGGATGGCGCGGAACGTGCCTTTTGGGACGAAATCCCGCCGAGTCCCGAAGCGATCGCATCGGCGCTCGCGGGGAAGGGTTGATCCCGCAACGCCATTGCGCCGGTGCAAGGTTTGAACGAATGCCGGCGCCTTCGGGATAATGGACCAATGAATCTCCGGTCGCTCGTTCTCAATGAAATCCTCCCACGCGTGTCGAAACCGGCCCAATACCTGGGCACGGAATGGAATGCCGTACACAAGGACACGGGCGCCGTGGAATTGCGTGTTTGTCTCGCATTTCCCGATTTGTACGAGTTGGGACTCGGCAACCTGGGGCTGCACATTTTGTATGCCATCTTGAACCGGTTGCCGTGGTGCTGGGCGGAGCGGGCCTATGCGCCCGCGCCGGATTTGGAAGCGGTTTTGCGTGCGCGGGGAACGCCGCTGTTTACGCTTGAATCGAAAACGCCGCTCGCGGAAATGGATTTCATCGGTTTTACCCTCCAGTCGGAACTGACATACACCAGCGTGTTGAACATGATCGATCGGGCCGGATTGCCGTTGCGTTCCAATCAACGGGCAAACGCGCACCCGATCATCGTGGCGGGCGGGCCGGGCGCGTTGAATCCCGATCCGATGGCCCCGTTCATTGACGCCTTTGTCGTTGGCGACGGGGAGGAGGCCGTTTGCGAAATCGCTTCCTGTTTGCGTGGCCTTAGGCAGGGGACGCGCCGGGAAAAACTTGAATCCCTGGGCGGCCTATCCGGTGTGTTCGTGCCGGCCCTTCATGACGTGGCGGTTCGGGCGGACGGCGCAATCGTATCGAATCCCGCACGGAAAATCGTGCGGAGGACTGTGACCGATTTGGATGCCGCGCCCGTGCCCGAATCGTATCTGGTGCCATTTGCGCAACTTGTCCACGACCGCGCCGGCATCGAGATCATGCGGGGGTGTGCGCACGGCTGCCGGTTCTGCCAGGCTGGAATGATTGGCCGTCCCGTGCGAACGCGTTCGATTGACACCATTGAACGATTGATGGACGAGACGCTTCGTAGGACGGGATACGAGGAAATTTCACTGTTGTCGCTTTCGAGTTGCGACTATCCGGAAGCACGGACTTTGTTTGCGCAGGCGGCGCGTCGTGCCCATGCGGACGATGCGGCCGTGTCGGCGCCGTCGCTGCGGCTCGACACCTTCGCGGTGGAACTGGCCGATGCCATTTCTGGCGTTCGACGCAGCGGTCTGACCTTCGCGCCGGAAGCCGCCACGCCGAGACTGCGCGCGGTGATCAATAAAAATTTCGACGACGAAACGCTTTTCACGGTCATCGGGGAGGCGATGCGGCGCGGGTGGCAGCACGTCAAATGCTATTTCATGATTGGACTGCCGACGGAAACGGATGAAGATGTCGAGGCGATCGCGGCCCTGTGCCGGGAAGCGTTCGCCCGCGCAAAAGAAATAAACCGTCGCGCCCGGATTACAACGGGGGTGTCAACCTTTGTGCCGAAACCGTTCACTCCGTTCCAGTGGGCGGGGCAGATTGGGTTTGATGAAATCCGCAGGCGGCAGGCCATCCTTGCGCGGGAACTCAAGCGGTTTTCGGCGATCAAGTTCGGATACCACGAACCGGAATCGTCGTTTATCGAGGGTCTCATCGCGCGCGGGGATCGGCGCGCGGCCGATTTGATCGAATCGGCCTTCCGCCATGGCGCGCGCCTCGATTCGTCGTCGGATTTACTCGATATGAACGCGTGGGGCAAGGCCATCGGGGAAACTCGGTATCCGGTGGATGCGATGCTTGCCGAACGCCCGTTGGATGCGCCTCTTCCGTGGGATTTCATTGACGCGGGCGTTTCGATGGACTGGCTGCGCTTGGAATGGGCCAAGGCGCAAGACGGCGCGGAGACTTCCGACTGCCGCCGGGCCGTCTGCAATCAATGCGGCGTGCGCGGGGCATTGTCCGCCGAATGCAACGCGATGCAGGCGCGTTGGCGGGAGGCGGCGGATCGCAGGGAAAGCGCCGCGCCGGTTGTGATCGAATCGCGTGAGGAACCGCCGCCCGCGCAACGCGTGCGTTTTCGTGTCGGACGTTTCGACGAGGCGCGGTTTCTCTCGAACCTCGAATGGATTGCCGCGTGGATTCGCGCCTTGCGGCGTGCCCGGTTGCCGGTGTCGCATTCGCAGGGATTTCACGCGCATCCGAAAGTGACGTTTTCGACCGCGCCGCCTGTCGGCGAGGAATCCGAAGCCGATTACATGGATGTGCTGTTGCGGGAACGCATCGCTCCGGATTCGTGCCTGGCGCGATTGCAGGCAACTCTTCCAGTGGGAATGTGTGCGTATGAGGCGGCGGAGGTCCCGTTGAACGCGCCGTCGCTGATGAGCGCCGTGACCGGCTGCGAGTACCGGTTATATGCCGTCGGCGATCCGAAAGAGGCGGCCGTGCGAATACGCGAAATCGTCGAATCCTCCAGCGTATTCGTCGAGCGGAAGGGACGCCCCAGCGGGCCACGGCGTTCACCGGCTTCCGTTACGGTGGATATACGTCCCGCCATCGCGGAATTGGCCTTGGAAGCGTGTGAGGGCGATCGGTGGTGCGTGCGGTTTGTCACGCGGCTCGTGGGCGGCCGGCTCGCGAAAACGCGCGAAATCGCACAACTGCTCGGCCTTGATCCCCAAACGACGCGCGTAAGGAAGACGGCCACTTATTTGAGCCGGTAATGCGACGGATTGCGTTTTGGCTGTCTGAAATGGGGCCGCCGCTTCGCTTTATTCGGCCTCCGATTTTTCGCTGATCTTTTTCCGTCTGGGGGCGGACTCAACCCTTTTTGTTGATTTCACCGGTTTGGCCAGCAGGGCGGCAAATGCATCGTCGAAAATATCCCACGTGCGCTGGATATCCTTGTCCGTATGCGCCGTGGAGAGGAACCAGTTGTGATGTGACGTGAAAAAGGCGCCGCGCCGGGTGCATTCACCGCACAATCGTTGATGGAACATGAGGCTGGGATCGTCGGTGATGCGCAGGTAGGGCATGGACGGCGCCCCGGATACCTTGAGCGTATACCCGTGGCTCTTGGCGATTTTGACCATGCCATCCAGAAGTTTCGTGCCCTTTTCCATCATGACGCGCGGACCGTCAAGGCGCTTCAGTTCCTTCAAGCATGCAATGGCCGCCGCCATGGGACCCGCCGAAAACCAGTAGCTGCCCGTGTGAAACACTTTCGCCGCAGCGTTTTTTAGCGCATCCGTGCCGACCAGCGCCGAAATGGGGTACCCGTTTCCGATGGCCTTGCAGAAGCAAATCAGGTCCGGCTTGAACCCAAAGTATTCGTTCGACCCGCCCATGTCGAGCCGGAATCCGCAGCGCACGTCGTCCACGATAAAAACAATGCCGTGCCGGCGGAGCAGCGTTTCAACTTTCTGCCAATAGCCGTCCGCGGGCAATTCGTTGTCGGCGAAAACAGGGTGATGATACGGCGTCGAGATAAACGCGGCGATTTCGCCGGGATGTGCGGCGATGGTGCGTTCCAAGGCGCCGACATCATTCCACGGTATGCGAATCACGTTTTTGTGGTCGTCCTCGACGACCCCGTGGTGTCCGGGCGCCTGCATCCAGGGCGAGGTGCCGTGATAGCCCCCGATGATGCCGACGACTTTCTTCCGGCCTGTCGCCGCGCGCGCCGTCATGAAGGCGTAATTCGTCACATCCGCGCCGTTTTTGGCAAAGAACGCCCAGTCCGCCACGGGTACGAGATCCACAAGCAGTTCGGCGAGTTCAACCATGCGCGGGGAGGCTGTGCTGGCGGAATCCGCAAGGGCCATCTGCTTTGCGTAGGCGGCGTCCACCACTCGGTTCATGTAACCGAGGACCATGGGGCCGTATGCGCACATGTAATCAATGAAATCATTTCCGTCTACATCCCAGAAATGCGAACCTTTGGCGCGTGCCGTAAAAAAAGGGTAATGCGCGACGGGCACGCAGGGCGCCGGGCTGAAGTGGCCGTATACCCCGCATGGAATGACTTTCGCCGCGCGGGCGAACAGGGCCGCCGATTGGCTGTATTCATACTTCTTCATGATTGACTCCCGTTTTCATCCTCTTCGGACAGCACCGGCGGTACGGTTGATTGTGTTCGGGTTGTTGTTTTGCCGGGTTTCCTGTCCAAGTCAAGTTCAATTCCATAGAGCACGCGGGTGCACTCCGGGCAAATGCCGTGGGTGAAATCCGCGTCGGAATGTTTGCGAACATAGGCTTCGATGCTGTTCCAGTATCCCGCGTCGTCGCGGATTTTTTTGCAGCGCGCGCATATCGGGATAAAGCCTCGCAGCGTCTTGACATTGTCGAGCGCCTCCTGCAGTTCGTGCGTCCGTTCGGCCACTTGACGCTCCAATTCCTGCTGGTTGCGCTGTTCCAGATGGCGGATGTGATCCATTAGTGCGAAAGATTGGAGCAGCGGGATGAAAATAAATCCGATATGGAACAAATTTCTGAAAATGAAATGATCCGGAAGCAGATTGAGTCCCCACAGACCAATGACGATGGCGCCGGTGAGCATGACGCCCCAACCCATTAAAAAGGCCCGTGCGGACCGGTTGCCCCTGCGATGCGAAATCCATCCCGCCGCAATAAGCAAGGGTGGGGCTATCAGGCTCAGGACATGGGTATAAACGTTGACCCAGAGGAATTCGGTGGTTTTGCCGAGCGGAATCGCGAGACTCAATAAGGCCATTGCGGCCAGGATTTTGTCCAGACGGGGCGCCAAGGATGCCGTGTTCAAAAAACTCCGGGTGAAAAGAAAGGCAAGACATATGCCAAATCCAATGAAGAAGAACACGGAACGGTCGGTCCACCACTGGGCATTGCGCCAAAGAAACTGGTGGGCCGTGCCGTGAAACGACAGCTGATAGCCGATGCAAGCCAGCACAAACAGGGCATGATAGAAGAAAGGTTGCCCATGCAGCCGCAATGAAATAAGGATGTTATGCAGGACAATGGCGATCAGCACGCCGTAGAACAATCCGAGTATAAGTATCCAACGGGCCATATGCTCCAGGAATGGT is a genomic window containing:
- the pepF gene encoding oligoendopeptidase F — translated: MKHLPKRHEVAVNDTWDLSPLFKSDEAWMRAYRKLERQIPRLAGFKGTLGRSARCLLACLEFQTRFEREAERLGEYAGLKAAEDVGNSRYQGLVARYMHLATNANEQASYIAPEIQAIPAGRMREFLKDKCLAPYRFQLKKLLRYKPHILSHAEERLLAMQGEVIEALPRIFNQLNDADLSFGACEDDRGKKVPLTQGSFRSFLESHRRSIRKKAFDQFYAEYDAHKNTLAAALNASVLQDVYQARVRHFPSAREAALFADNVPIAVYDNLIETVRAHLDIVHRYLAIRKKALRLKSLHVYDTYVPLVQTVTRRTPYEKAARTVCEALSPLGKEYVRPLEEGLLKKRWVDRYENAGKQSGAFSSGSYDGLPYILLNYRDDVLDHVFTLAHEAGHSMHSYLSARSQSFQDYRYSIFVAEVASTFNEQLLNAHLLEQAKDRETRAYLVNREIDEIRGTLIRQTMFAEFERNIHAVVENGEPLTLERFRAEYRSLLDAYFGPEVVIDDALSLECFRIPHFYSAFYVYKYATGLSAAIALSRAVLQGGEAERKRYLAFLQSGGSRFPLDQLRHAGVDLSRPRPVTDAMEHFRALVNELETLV
- a CDS encoding DUF2961 domain-containing protein codes for the protein MYWMVLFVLFFVPVVAAGDGASALFDDLATMPDFTSRRESSSNADLYKNGDAKNIAPGQTLTLGELEGPGIITHIWCTVGMNDPFYGRSLVLRIYWDGLDKPSVEAPLGDFFGVGHGAWITYTSLPAAVTSNGRARTCYWRMPFRKSARVTLTNESEDIECDSFYYYLDWQKKDSLPEDTTYFHAQYRQATPAEPGDYTILETDGAGQYVGTVYSVHQMENGWFGEGDDRFYIDGEETPSLRGTGTEDYFNDAWGFRPFSTPYYGVPLFEGYFAGDRVTAYRWHLIDPVAFKKSLKVTIEHRGSIFTDDLLELGGFLERSDWISSVAFWYQRPPAGLDRPWPSARDRLPPYKTIETHALEVRGTPSQLLLKEKDGVMYMPAQGDGAIELDFEVAEKGVYTLQAIMLYSLIGSVYQPMIDGKAFGGPIDFNSVGMDRLPVSLDRHTLEAGKHTLRFEGRGSSPNMRAGTKPLFALGISHLILLRLEDMKGFRVEMEKALAEKAGIK
- a CDS encoding uroporphyrinogen decarboxylase family protein — protein: MTSKERVLAAVNHRQPDRAPIQVYLTPEIHARLVEHFGTPDILPILGVDFRHVEPRYIGPERPIPPGCDHVDEWGVGYKTIHFTTGAYAEAHHLPMAPPVTLEEVEAFPWPTADLFDYSDIEAQCDQLKDFAVCHGSAGIPDIVNGVSRGRGMEQVVMDIVTEDPVGVAIIDKRCDVLYERCRRTLEAGNGKIDILCLGEDCGNQAGPMFPPDVFRRFFYPRLKRFYDLAHEFGAKAMMHSCGNTRKLMPIFIEMGLDILDAMQPEPPGMDAAEIKAEFGDRLAFCGLVSTQDTLPFRDEAACRAEARHRLEVVGKNGGYIFSPAHCIQSDTPLENVLAIYEEALGLEAGALKNWKK
- a CDS encoding molybdopterin-binding protein — protein: MEHVNPPEGSVVSVNISERQGTSKQPVDAIVIDSQGVSGDAHAGHWHRQVSLLAAESIERFSREAGQTFLPGEFAENITTRGVGLADVAILDRLLLGGSVELEVTQLGKECHGSGCAIFQQVGRCVMPKEGVFTRVIRGGTVRPGDVLAHKPRILRCRIVTLSDRASQGVYPDRGGPRVRECLERFAREKRWQLDAASAIIPDDADQLRGALIDAQDAGVHTVFTTGSTGLGPRDIAPEVVSELADKIIPGIMEHIRIKYGADKPNALLSRSVAAIFGHTLVYTLPGSVKAVDEYMAEILKTIEHAIFMLHGLDTH
- a CDS encoding endo alpha-1,4 polygalactosaminidase; this translates as MRTSFSLSTGVLLIALAGCCLEPEGDRDFRQDMRAFVQSISAHAKTIAPDFIVIPQNGQELLSLNGESDGPPAQEYMNAIDGVGREDLFYGFTNDNVATPANERDYLLGFLELALAHGIRPLVTDYCWDHAKMDNSYASNAARGYLGFAADHRELDNIPGYPSAPYLAHNNDVNTLADAKNFLYLINPGGYPTKDAFLSALRATDYDLFIMDLFFQDETLSSADIESLKTKAGGGRRLVVAYMSIGEAEDYRYYWQSAWSSHPPSWIAAENPDWPGNYKVRYWDPAWQAVILGSADAYLDRILAAGFDGVYLDIIDAFEYFEETR